A stretch of Brassica rapa cultivar Chiifu-401-42 chromosome A08, CAAS_Brap_v3.01, whole genome shotgun sequence DNA encodes these proteins:
- the LOC117127541 gene encoding receptor-like protein 54 yields MGFVDGLNPSPTVVNCTSLKFLNVERNRISDTFPFWLNALAQLEVIVLRSNRFHGPISSPGISLSFTALSIMDISLNNFNGSLPPDYFANLSEPLVNSPPVKHWPEYRGDWHYYKYPTEPWYYPSIYLRSKGRNMELEKIPDRCAVIEFSGNSFGGEIPESIGFLKSLIVLDLSNNGFTGRIPSSLAKLTQLESLDLSRNQLSGRIPQEIRVLTFLSYTNMSHNRLTGQIPQGTQIGGQPKSSFEGNIDLCGLPLEETCFRETTGAPSTQRTQEPEVAKQEEVLDWKAAALGYGPGVLFGVAIGQAFATYKPALFYKLFRL; encoded by the coding sequence atgggctttgtggatgggttAAATCCATCCCCAACAGTTGTAAACTGCacaagcctaaagtttctaaatgTGGAAAGGAACCGCATCAGTGACACTTTCCCTTTCTGGCTGAATGCTTTGGCGCAACTGGAAGTCATTGTTCTGAGATCAAACAGATTCCATGGTCCCATATCTTCACCGGGAATCTCTCTTTCGTTTACAGCACTGAGTATAATGGACATATCACTTAACAACTTCAACGGGAGTCTACCACCAGATTACTTTGCGAATTTGAGTGAACCTTTGGTTAATTCTCCTCCAGTTAAGCATTGGCCTGAGTATAGAGGAGACTGGCACTACTATAAATATCCGACCGAGCCGTGGTATTATCCTTCCATCTATTTGAGAAGCAAAGGACGAAACATGGAGTTGGAAAAGATCCCTGACAGATGCGCAGTGATTGAATTCTCAGGGAATAGTTTTGGAGGAGAGATTCCAGAATCCATTGGTTTCTTGAAATCTTTGATTGTGTTGGACTTATCTAACAACGGTTTCACAGGTCGTATTCCATCGTCTTTGGCCAAACTCACACAACTCGAGTCATTGGATCTATCTCGAAACCAACTTTCCGGAAGAATTCCTCAAGAGATAAGAGTTCTCACGTTCTTGTCGTACACTAACATGTCACATAACAGACTCACTGGGCAAATACCACAGGGTACGCAGATTGGAGGGCAGCCTAAATCCTCCTTTGAAGGGAATATCGATCTTTGTGGTCTTCCGCTTGAGGAGACTTGTTTCAGGGAAACTACTGGAGCACCATCAACACAACGGACACAAGAGCCAGAAGTGGCAAAGCAAGAAGAGGTGTTGGACTGGAAAGCAGCTGCATTAGGATATGGACCTGGAGTCTTGTTTGGTGTGGCGATCGGACAAGCCTTTGCTACATATAAACCTGCCTTGTTCTATAAGTTGTTTCGCCTTTGA
- the LOC103836543 gene encoding clathrin coat assembly protein AP180-like has translation MPSKLKKAIGAVKDQTSISLAKVTNGANRSRGGDLTTLEVAILKATSHDEDVPIDDRLVSDILSIISSKKSHAPACAAAIGRRIGRTRSWIVALKSLVLVLRIFQDGDPYFPREVLHAMKRGAKILNLSTFRDDSNSRPWDYTAFVRTYALYLDERLDCFLTGKLQRRYTTNNKNQTGIRSRFNPRIRNKTDEPAVRDMKPATLLDKITYWQRLLDRAIATRPTGDAKANKLVKTSLYAVAQESFDLYRDISDGLALLLDSFFHLPYKSCIHAFQASVRASKQFEEVIGFYDLCKANGVGRTSEYPSVQKISMELLETLQEFLKDQSSFPGNNAGMYPSPNSLLLPPPPSTVSSSLSERCCSDYGSFREDAGTSSPSMSCRSEPYGGGGGREDLSGNSFDTVSTKSLPNTPSSVTLKMLDDKERKKKKQEEASDPWEALMLRDEPRKNIETIPEEPSTTSERQRDSGNWLLALEETVTTQVEDTNSMAIVPFGLDDHMPAFQATMEQHNPFLVEPAQPVAKSGELMSTAFSALAVTEFQGNVPDDFVPSSAPTFKATGSLPGKCEPFATFESFGLGESVSENGGVHEQSVLQEQQLWLQNQNKIISKHLN, from the coding sequence ATGCCGAGCAAGCTGAAAAAGGCGATTGGAGCGGTTAAAGACCAAACGAGCATCAGCCTCGCCAAAGTCACCAACGGAGCCAACAGAAGCCGCGGCGGCGACCTCACCACCCTCGAAGTCGCCATCCTCAAAGCTACAAGCCACGACGAGGACGTCCCGATCGACGACCGTCTCGTCTCCGACATCCTCTCAATCATATCCTCCAAAAAATCCCACGCCCCCGCCTGCGCCGCCGCGATCGGCCGCCGCATCGGGCGGACGCGGAGCTGGATCGTCGCGCTAAAATCCCTAGTCCTCGTCCTCAGGATCTTCCAAGACGGAGACCCTTACTTCCCCCGCGAAGTCCTCCACGCCATGAAACGCGGCGCGAAAATCCTCAACCTCTCCACCTTCCGCGACGACTCGAACTCGCGACCTTGGGATTACACAGCCTTCGTGCGCACGTACGCGCTATACCTCGACGAGAGACTCGACTGCTTCTTAACCGGGAAGCTACAGAGACGGTACACTACTAATAACAAGAACCAAACCGGAATTAGATCCCGGTTTAATCCGAGAATTAGAAATAAAACCGACGAACCGGCCGTTAGAGATATGAAACCGGCGACGCTCCTCGACAAAATCACGTACTGGCAGAGACTGCTAGACCGAGCCATCGCGACGCGTCCCACGGGGGACGCGAAGGCGAACAAGCTCGTGAAGACGTCTCTCTACGCGGTTGCGCAGGAGAGCTTCGATCTCTACAGAGACATCTCCGACGGTTTGGCTCTCCTCCTCGACAGCTTCTTCCACCTTCCGTACAAATCTTGCATCCACGCGTTTCAAGCCTCCGTCAGAGCTTCAAAGCAGTTCGAGGAGGTTATTGGATTCTATGATCTTTGTAAAGCCAACGGCGTGGGGCGCACGTCTGAGTATCCGAGCGTTCAGAAGATCTCGATGGAGCTTTTGGAGACGCTTCAGGAGTTTTTGAAAGATCAGTCTTCGTTTCCGGGGAACAATGCTGGGATGTATCCTTCGCCGAatagtcttcttcttcctcctcctccttcgaCGGTTTCGAGCTCGTTGTCGGAGAGGTGTTGTTCGGATTACGGGTCGTTTCGGGAGGATGCGGGGACTAGTAGTCCTTCGATGTCTTGTCGTTCAGAGCCttacggaggaggaggaggaagagaggatCTTAGTGGGAATAGCTTCGATACGGTTTCGACTAAGTCTCTTCCTAATACTCCCTCCAGTGTCACATTAAAGATGTTGGATgacaaggagaggaagaagaagaagcaagaggAAGCTTCTGATCCTTGGGAGGCTTTGATGTTGAGAGATGAACCGAGGAAGAACATTGAAACGATTCCCGAAGAGCCTTCAACAACCTCTGAGAGGCAGAGAGACTCTGGGAACTGGTTGCTTGCGCTGGAAGAAACTGTTACTACGCAAGTAGAAGATACTAACTCCATGGCGATAGTACCGTTCGGGTTAGATGATCACATGCCTGCGTTTCAAGCCACCATGGAGCAACACAATCCATTCCTGGTAGAACCAGCTCAGCCCGTAGCTAAGAGTGGAGAATTGATGAGTACCGCGTTCAGTGCCTTGGCTGTTACGGAGTTTCAGGGAAACGTTCCTGACGATTTTGTGCCCTCGTCTGCGCCGACTTTCAAGGCCACAGGGAGTTTACCCGGCAAGTGTGAGCCATTTGCAACATTTGAGAGTTTTGGGTTGGGAGAGAGTGTTTCAGAAAATGGAGGGGTACATGAGCAATCTGTGTTGCAAGAACAGCAGTTATGGTTGCAGAATCAAAACAAGATCATATCTAAGCATTTGAATTGA